Proteins encoded by one window of Mycoplasma capricolum subsp. capricolum ATCC 27343:
- the rpsG gene encoding 30S ribosomal protein S7, producing the protein MRKNRAEKRDVLADPIYNSKLVTRAINKIMLDGKRGIAQSIIYDAFNIIKEKTNKEPIEVFNKAIENIKPHLELKVRRIGGANYQVPVEVSAERQITLALRWLINYARLRNEKVMTIKLANEIIDASNNIGGSVKKREDTHKMAEANKAFAHYRW; encoded by the coding sequence ATGCGTAAGAATAGAGCAGAAAAAAGAGATGTTTTAGCAGATCCAATTTATAATTCTAAATTAGTTACTCGTGCAATTAATAAAATTATGTTAGATGGTAAAAGAGGAATTGCTCAGTCAATTATTTATGATGCATTTAATATAATTAAAGAAAAAACTAATAAAGAACCAATTGAAGTATTTAATAAAGCTATTGAAAATATTAAACCTCATTTAGAATTAAAAGTTCGTCGTATTGGAGGAGCTAACTATCAAGTTCCTGTAGAAGTTTCAGCTGAAAGACAAATCACTTTAGCTTTACGTTGATTAATTAATTATGCAAGATTAAGAAACGAAAAAGTTATGACAATTAAATTAGCTAATGAAATTATTGATGCATCAAATAATATTGGTGGATCAGTTAAAAAACGTGAAGATACTCATAAAATGGCAGAAGCAAACAAAGCATTTGCACACTATCGTTGATAA
- a CDS encoding L-threonylcarbamoyladenylate synthase, with protein sequence MLTDTKINKAIELLKNNQIVILPTDTIYGLSAIYSLENQIKINQVKKADINKPLIVLISSLDQLDKLDILDLTDKDFLLNTDPTTVIFKTTSSSIAIRLVKRNDIKQIINNTGPIISTSVNIHGFDPLTNKKDLINFNKNIEVFFDEELNNNPSKIYSSILKKYLR encoded by the coding sequence ATGTTAACAGATACTAAAATAAATAAAGCTATAGAATTGTTAAAAAATAATCAAATAGTTATTTTACCAACTGATACTATTTATGGACTATCAGCTATTTATAGTTTAGAAAATCAAATTAAAATTAATCAAGTTAAAAAAGCTGATATAAATAAACCTTTAATAGTTTTAATATCTAGTTTAGACCAATTAGATAAGTTAGATATACTAGATTTAACTGATAAAGATTTTTTATTAAATACCGATCCAACAACTGTTATTTTTAAAACAACAAGTTCAAGTATTGCTATTAGATTAGTTAAAAGAAATGATATTAAACAAATTATTAATAATACTGGACCTATTATTTCAACAAGTGTTAACATACATGGTTTTGATCCTTTAACTAATAAAAAAGATTTAATTAATTTTAATAAAAATATAGAAGTTTTTTTTGATGAAGAACTTAATAATAACCCATCAAAAATTTATAGTAGTATTTTAAAAAAATATCTTAGATAA
- the rpmE gene encoding 50S ribosomal protein L31, which translates to MPKIDIQPKYFDQAKFICTTCANEWVCGTSKGEEVRVDVCSNCHPFYTGAQTYANVAGRVEQFRSKFAKRDTIKAEAQKQSAAQKAKNQENK; encoded by the coding sequence ATGCCAAAAATTGATATTCAACCAAAGTATTTTGACCAAGCAAAATTTATTTGTACAACTTGTGCAAATGAATGAGTTTGTGGAACTTCTAAAGGTGAAGAAGTAAGAGTTGATGTATGTTCAAATTGTCATCCTTTCTACACTGGAGCTCAAACTTATGCTAATGTAGCTGGACGTGTTGAACAGTTTAGATCAAAATTTGCTAAAAGAGATACAATTAAAGCAGAAGCTCAAAAGCAATCTGCAGCTCAAAAAGCAAAAAACCAAGAAAACAAATAA
- a CDS encoding DHH family phosphoesterase, translating into MLDQKKSKLLLDKISQYQNIIIAKHKQPDWDAQGSAIGLANIINDNFKNKTIYVVGSRISDDNSFFIDEINLSDEFVKNSLIITVDTATKKRVDFNRFDLSSDSFKIDHHINVEDYCNNDLIDDSSISNTQVISLWALENNLFISPTAAYNLYLGLLTDSNRFLYDKTNPTTFYVASKLLQAGANLKKAHDFLYVSELKLRQWMMYSFSKMKLTNTGIAYIVLLDEDLKDWDLSYEETKLALSVMSGIKEIKIWFTIIQVEDILKVSLRSRDFSIDKIANKYNGGGHKLASGAEISSLDQIDDLINDLEQLIKGEV; encoded by the coding sequence ATGTTAGATCAAAAAAAATCAAAGCTATTATTAGATAAAATTAGTCAATATCAAAATATTATTATTGCAAAACACAAACAACCTGATTGAGATGCTCAAGGTAGTGCAATTGGATTAGCAAACATTATTAATGATAATTTTAAAAATAAAACTATTTATGTAGTTGGATCTAGAATTAGTGATGATAATAGTTTTTTTATTGATGAAATTAATTTAAGTGATGAATTTGTTAAAAATAGTTTAATTATTACAGTTGATACAGCTACAAAAAAAAGAGTAGATTTTAATAGATTTGATTTAAGTTCTGATAGTTTTAAAATTGATCATCATATAAATGTTGAAGATTATTGTAATAATGATTTAATAGATGATAGTAGTATTTCAAATACTCAAGTTATTAGTTTATGAGCTTTAGAAAATAATTTATTTATTTCACCAACTGCTGCTTATAATTTATACTTAGGTTTATTAACTGATTCAAATAGATTTTTATATGATAAAACTAATCCCACAACTTTTTATGTGGCATCTAAGTTATTACAAGCTGGAGCTAATTTAAAAAAAGCTCATGACTTTTTATATGTATCAGAGTTAAAGTTAAGGCAATGAATGATGTATAGTTTTTCTAAAATGAAATTAACTAATACTGGTATTGCTTATATTGTTTTATTAGATGAAGATTTAAAAGATTGAGATTTGAGTTATGAAGAAACTAAATTAGCACTTTCAGTTATGAGTGGAATTAAAGAAATTAAAATTTGATTTACAATTATACAAGTAGAAGATATTTTAAAAGTTTCACTAAGAAGTAGAGATTTTAGTATTGATAAAATTGCAAATAAATATAATGGTGGTGGTCATAAATTAGCTAGTGGAGCTGAAATTAGTTCATTAGATCAAATTGATGATTTAATTAATGACTTAGAACAACTAATTAAAGGAGAGGTGTAG
- the cls gene encoding cardiolipin synthase, which yields MKKPIITVLSLIFMFGLTILGLLLLNFGLFTWPLIGFGIFHLLAIIWAFIVLADKKRRFETRIRWFCFIVVIPIIGVLSYLFFGRSYKYKINTSYKLPEIKNKHLINELKEVEEILINQIPQFKRAFKTAMISQTNNIFLNSEVEFLKNGNELFLNLFKDISNAKSHILLNFYIFKDGKLLEQLTNLLIKKLKENVKVYIIYDFAGSYTVFEESRLKLLKHGCQIACFAPVRFPFIKWTANYRDHRKDVVIDNKIGYIGGINIGDEYINLDNKFGYWNDCSLRITGNAVSEIQRIFISDYDFYKPFNKKRLIESDLNLNTIYPVKSKNQLVQIVSSGPNHEEPLHLSIFINLINSAQKRIWISTPYFIPPQEIRTALINAANSKLDVRILIPGLTDKAFLLDQTKQWTRELYKAGVKIYSINNVFNHNKTYLFDDEITFIGSTNLDFRALFADQQTMGLIYSKKLNNTISKKFEQDFKNSYLYDHLPNKNINWFRKIIIKIYNIIQPLL from the coding sequence ATGAAAAAACCAATTATTACAGTTTTGTCTTTAATTTTTATGTTTGGTTTAACTATCTTAGGTTTGTTATTATTAAATTTTGGATTGTTTACTTGGCCTTTAATTGGATTTGGAATTTTTCATTTATTAGCTATTATTTGAGCTTTTATTGTATTAGCTGATAAAAAAAGAAGGTTTGAAACTAGAATTAGATGATTTTGTTTTATTGTTGTTATTCCTATAATTGGAGTTTTGTCTTATTTATTTTTTGGTAGATCTTATAAATATAAAATTAATACAAGTTATAAATTACCAGAAATTAAAAATAAACATTTAATTAATGAACTAAAAGAAGTTGAAGAAATTTTAATTAACCAAATACCACAATTTAAACGTGCTTTTAAGACAGCAATGATTTCTCAAACTAATAACATTTTTTTAAATAGTGAAGTTGAGTTTTTAAAAAATGGTAATGAATTATTTTTAAATTTATTTAAAGATATTAGTAATGCTAAAAGTCATATTTTATTAAATTTTTATATTTTTAAAGATGGTAAGTTATTAGAACAACTAACTAATTTATTAATTAAAAAGTTAAAAGAAAATGTTAAAGTTTATATAATTTATGATTTTGCAGGAAGTTATACTGTATTTGAAGAATCAAGATTAAAGTTATTAAAACATGGTTGTCAAATTGCTTGTTTTGCTCCAGTAAGATTTCCATTTATTAAATGAACAGCAAATTATAGAGATCATAGAAAAGATGTAGTAATTGATAATAAAATTGGTTATATTGGTGGAATTAATATTGGTGATGAATATATTAATTTAGATAATAAGTTTGGTTATTGAAATGATTGTTCTTTAAGAATTACAGGTAATGCTGTAAGTGAAATTCAACGTATTTTTATTAGTGATTATGACTTTTATAAACCTTTTAATAAAAAAAGATTAATAGAATCAGATTTAAATTTAAACACTATTTATCCAGTTAAATCAAAAAACCAATTAGTACAAATTGTTTCAAGTGGACCAAATCACGAAGAACCTTTACACTTATCTATTTTTATTAATTTAATTAATTCAGCTCAAAAAAGAATTTGAATCTCAACTCCATATTTTATTCCTCCTCAAGAAATTAGAACCGCTTTAATTAATGCTGCTAATTCAAAACTAGATGTTAGAATTTTAATTCCAGGTTTAACTGATAAAGCTTTTTTATTAGATCAAACAAAACAATGAACTAGAGAATTATATAAAGCTGGAGTTAAAATTTATTCTATTAATAATGTCTTTAATCATAATAAAACTTATTTATTTGATGATGAAATTACATTTATTGGATCAACAAATCTTGATTTTAGAGCTTTATTTGCAGATCAACAAACAATGGGATTAATTTATTCTAAAAAATTAAATAATACAATTTCTAAAAAATTTGAACAAGATTTTAAAAATAGTTATTTATATGATCATTTACCAAATAAAAACATTAATTGATTTAGAAAAATTATTATTAAAATTTATAATATTATTCAACCTTTACTATAA
- the fusA gene encoding elongation factor G, protein MAREYSLLNTRNIGIMAHIDAGKTTTTERILFHTGKIHKIGETHEGASQMDWMAQEQERGITITSAATTAFWKNTRFNIIDTPGHVDFTVEVERSLRVLDGAVAVLDGQSGVEPQTETVWRQATNYRVPRIVFVNKMDKTGADFIYSVKTIGDRLGAKAAPIQLPIGAEENFTGIIDLVEMKAYEFDGKPEENYKEIEIPSNLLEQAKELRAHLVEVAVEYDEELLMKFLDGGEISISELKSAIRKGVINADFFPVLAGSAFKNKGVKLLLDAVVDYLPSPIDIPSIKGILPTGEEVERHASDTEPFSALAFKVMTDPFVGKLTFFRVYSGILTKGSYILNSTKQQKERVGRILQMHANNRTEIEEVYSGDIAAAVGLKNTTTGDTLCDEKHEIILESMVFPEPVIQLALEPKTKADQEKMSIALSKLAEEDPTFRTYTDDETGQTIIAGMGELHLDIIVDRMKREFNVATNVGAPQVSYRETIKLPGKAEGKYIKQSGGRGSYGHVVIEFEPNKDKGFEWVDKITGGRVSKEYINSARVGLENALRNGVIAGYPMIDVKATIVDGSMHEVDSNEMAYKIAASMALKEAARKMNPVVLEPIMNVEVTVPDEYYGDVMGNISSKRGMIEGSEQRGNAQTIKSKVPLTEMFGYATELRSFTQGRGNYTMIFSHYAEAPKAIADEIIKKSGK, encoded by the coding sequence ATGGCTAGAGAATACAGTTTATTAAATACTCGTAATATTGGTATTATGGCTCATATTGATGCTGGTAAGACTACTACTACTGAACGTATTTTATTTCACACTGGAAAAATTCACAAAATAGGTGAAACACATGAAGGTGCTTCACAAATGGACTGAATGGCTCAAGAGCAAGAACGTGGGATTACTATTACATCTGCTGCTACAACTGCATTCTGAAAAAATACAAGATTTAATATTATTGATACTCCAGGTCACGTAGATTTTACTGTTGAAGTTGAACGTTCATTAAGAGTTTTAGATGGTGCTGTTGCTGTTTTAGATGGTCAATCTGGTGTTGAGCCTCAAACTGAAACTGTTTGAAGACAAGCAACAAATTATAGAGTTCCTCGTATTGTTTTTGTTAATAAAATGGATAAAACAGGTGCTGATTTTATTTATTCAGTAAAAACTATTGGTGATAGATTAGGTGCTAAAGCTGCCCCAATTCAATTACCAATTGGAGCTGAAGAAAACTTCACAGGTATTATTGATTTAGTTGAAATGAAAGCTTATGAGTTTGACGGAAAACCTGAAGAAAATTATAAAGAAATTGAAATTCCAAGTAATTTATTAGAACAAGCTAAAGAATTAAGAGCACATTTAGTTGAAGTTGCTGTTGAGTATGATGAAGAATTACTAATGAAATTTTTAGATGGTGGAGAAATTAGTATTTCTGAATTAAAATCAGCAATTAGAAAAGGTGTAATTAATGCTGACTTTTTCCCAGTATTAGCTGGTTCAGCGTTTAAAAATAAAGGTGTTAAATTATTATTAGATGCTGTTGTTGATTATTTACCATCACCTATAGATATTCCATCAATTAAAGGAATTTTACCAACAGGTGAAGAAGTTGAAAGACACGCAAGTGATACTGAACCTTTTTCAGCATTAGCATTTAAAGTTATGACTGATCCATTTGTTGGAAAATTAACATTCTTTAGAGTGTATTCAGGAATTTTAACTAAAGGTAGTTATATATTAAACTCAACTAAACAACAAAAAGAACGTGTTGGACGTATTTTACAAATGCATGCAAATAACCGTACTGAAATTGAAGAAGTTTATTCAGGTGATATTGCTGCAGCTGTTGGATTAAAAAATACTACAACTGGTGATACTTTATGTGATGAAAAACACGAAATCATTTTAGAATCAATGGTATTTCCTGAACCTGTTATCCAATTAGCATTAGAACCAAAAACTAAAGCTGACCAAGAAAAAATGAGTATTGCTTTATCAAAATTAGCTGAAGAAGATCCAACTTTTAGAACTTATACAGATGATGAAACTGGACAAACAATTATTGCTGGTATGGGTGAATTACACTTAGACATTATTGTTGATCGTATGAAGCGTGAATTTAATGTAGCAACTAATGTTGGTGCTCCACAAGTTTCATATCGTGAAACTATTAAATTACCAGGAAAAGCTGAAGGTAAATATATTAAACAATCTGGAGGACGTGGTTCATATGGTCATGTTGTGATCGAATTTGAACCAAATAAAGACAAAGGATTTGAATGAGTTGATAAAATTACTGGAGGACGTGTTTCAAAAGAATACATTAACTCAGCACGTGTAGGTTTAGAAAACGCATTAAGAAACGGAGTTATTGCAGGATATCCAATGATTGATGTTAAAGCAACAATTGTTGATGGATCAATGCATGAAGTTGACTCAAATGAAATGGCATATAAAATTGCTGCTTCAATGGCTTTAAAAGAAGCTGCTAGAAAAATGAATCCAGTTGTTTTAGAACCAATTATGAATGTTGAAGTAACAGTTCCAGATGAATATTATGGAGATGTTATGGGAAATATTTCTTCAAAACGTGGAATGATTGAAGGTTCAGAACAAAGAGGAAATGCTCAAACAATTAAATCAAAAGTACCATTAACTGAAATGTTTGGATACGCTACTGAATTACGTTCATTTACTCAAGGACGTGGAAATTACACTATGATATTTAGTCATTATGCAGAAGCTCCAAAAGCAATTGCTGATGAAATTATTAAAAAATCAGGTAAATAA
- a CDS encoding glycerophosphodiester phosphodiesterase, whose translation MILVAHRGFRGLYGENREYDFKNALTICKAVEFDIRLTKDDKIIIFHDHNFKRIGNLNRGVKTLTYDEITKIPYFVENPLATPILFEVFMDKYFDQYEMINVEIKPDHYTEEELDIIFNAIKKYCNKGVEIIVSSFSPVVLKEILKRKENYYKSGYLFEKMSQFDVQLGKKFDFLHPPITLLKKQSNCELFKKLNIPLNVWTFKKMSDVETIHKMYKDLINGYISDYPDLYPKTN comes from the coding sequence ATGATCTTAGTAGCACACCGTGGTTTTAGAGGTCTTTATGGAGAAAACCGTGAATATGACTTTAAAAATGCACTAACAATTTGTAAAGCTGTTGAATTTGACATTAGATTAACAAAAGATGACAAAATTATTATTTTCCATGATCATAATTTTAAAAGAATTGGAAATTTAAATAGAGGTGTTAAAACTCTAACTTATGATGAAATTACAAAAATTCCTTATTTTGTAGAAAATCCATTGGCAACTCCTATTCTATTTGAAGTATTTATGGATAAATATTTTGACCAATATGAAATGATTAATGTTGAAATCAAACCAGATCATTACACTGAAGAAGAATTAGATATAATTTTTAATGCAATTAAAAAATATTGTAATAAAGGTGTTGAAATAATAGTTTCTTCATTTAGTCCAGTTGTATTAAAAGAAATTTTAAAAAGAAAAGAAAATTATTACAAATCAGGATATTTATTTGAGAAAATGTCTCAATTTGATGTTCAATTAGGTAAAAAATTTGATTTTTTACATCCTCCAATTACTTTATTAAAAAAACAATCTAATTGTGAATTATTTAAAAAATTAAATATTCCTTTAAATGTTTGAACATTTAAAAAAATGTCTGATGTAGAAACTATACATAAAATGTATAAAGATTTAATTAATGGTTATATTTCAGATTATCCTGACTTATATCCAAAAACTAATTAA
- a CDS encoding thymidine kinase, which produces MTELDINEIEAYNSNKMGWIELITGCMFAGKTEEFIRRLKVLSYAKKRVLAFKPSIDNRYSVENIISHSGSKLDSYLVKSSDEIKQIVEKENQIQQVDVIGIDEVQFFDENVVDIIEQLADNGIIVIVNGLDKDFRGLPFKNVDKLLVKAEFVTKLRARCHLCGSFANRSQRIVNGQPALWDSPLILVDGKESYEARCRKCFISPKKDV; this is translated from the coding sequence ATGACAGAATTAGATATTAATGAAATAGAAGCATATAATTCTAATAAAATGGGTTGAATTGAGCTAATTACAGGTTGTATGTTTGCTGGAAAAACTGAAGAATTTATAAGACGCTTAAAAGTTTTAAGTTATGCTAAAAAAAGAGTATTAGCTTTTAAACCAAGTATTGATAATAGATATTCAGTTGAAAATATAATTTCACATTCAGGAAGTAAATTAGATTCTTATTTAGTAAAATCAAGTGATGAGATTAAACAAATAGTTGAAAAAGAAAATCAAATTCAACAAGTTGATGTGATAGGAATTGATGAAGTACAATTTTTTGATGAAAATGTTGTTGATATAATTGAACAACTAGCAGATAATGGAATAATTGTAATTGTTAATGGATTAGATAAAGACTTTAGAGGGTTACCATTTAAAAATGTAGATAAATTACTAGTAAAAGCAGAATTTGTAACTAAGTTAAGAGCAAGATGTCATTTATGTGGATCTTTTGCAAATAGATCTCAAAGAATTGTTAATGGACAACCTGCTTTATGAGATTCTCCTTTAATTCTAGTTGATGGTAAAGAAAGTTATGAAGCAAGATGTAGAAAATGCTTTATATCTCCTAAAAAGGATGTGTAA
- the prfA gene encoding peptide chain release factor 1: MNAKTYEALETMQKRLFQIQKDLEDENILKDIKKFTELNKEKANLEEVVEKFVEYKKAVDHIKDAKAILENEKDSELIELAKIELDENNDKVEHLQQVIEEMLLPKDPNDEKNVIIEIRGAAGGDEANIFAGDLLRMYKLYAETQNWKINILEASLGEAGGYSQVVFMIKGDRVYSKLKFESGAHRVQRVPKTEAKGRIQTSTATVAVLPEMSEVEIEIRSNDLRIDTYRASGAGGQHVNTTDSAVRITHLPTGIVVTSQDGRSQHDNKDIAMTMLRAKVYEAEVEKQQAQADATRKNAVGTGARSEKIRTYNYPQNRVTDHRVGLTLNKLDQVMEGNIDEFIIALINEEQRQKVAEQLKNNE; this comes from the coding sequence ATGAATGCTAAAACATATGAAGCATTAGAAACAATGCAAAAAAGATTGTTTCAAATTCAAAAAGATTTAGAAGATGAAAACATTTTAAAAGATATTAAAAAGTTTACTGAACTAAACAAAGAAAAAGCTAATTTAGAAGAAGTTGTTGAAAAATTTGTTGAATATAAAAAAGCAGTTGATCATATAAAAGATGCAAAAGCTATTTTAGAAAATGAAAAAGATAGTGAACTTATTGAATTAGCAAAAATTGAATTAGATGAAAATAATGATAAAGTTGAACATTTACAACAAGTAATTGAAGAAATGTTATTACCAAAAGATCCAAATGATGAAAAAAACGTTATTATTGAAATCAGAGGTGCTGCTGGTGGAGATGAAGCTAATATTTTTGCTGGTGATCTTTTAAGAATGTATAAACTTTATGCTGAAACTCAAAATTGAAAAATAAATATTTTAGAAGCTTCTTTAGGTGAAGCTGGTGGTTATAGTCAAGTTGTATTTATGATCAAAGGTGATAGAGTTTATTCTAAATTAAAATTTGAGTCAGGTGCTCATCGTGTTCAACGTGTTCCAAAAACTGAAGCTAAAGGAAGAATTCAAACTTCAACAGCAACTGTTGCAGTTTTACCTGAAATGAGTGAAGTTGAAATTGAAATTAGATCAAATGATTTAAGAATTGATACATATAGAGCTTCTGGAGCTGGTGGTCAACATGTTAACACTACTGATTCAGCAGTAAGAATTACACATCTACCAACTGGAATTGTTGTAACTAGTCAAGATGGAAGATCTCAACATGATAATAAAGATATAGCAATGACAATGTTAAGAGCAAAAGTTTATGAAGCTGAAGTTGAAAAACAACAAGCTCAAGCTGATGCAACAAGAAAAAATGCAGTTGGAACTGGTGCTAGATCTGAAAAAATTAGAACATATAATTACCCACAAAATCGTGTTACTGATCATAGAGTTGGTTTAACTTTAAACAAATTAGATCAAGTTATGGAAGGTAATATTGATGAATTTATTATTGCTTTAATTAATGAAGAACAACGTCAAAAAGTAGCTGAACAATTAAAAAACAATGAATAA
- the rpsL gene encoding 30S ribosomal protein S12, whose amino-acid sequence MPTINQLVKVNRKAKTWKTKAPALNRGINTLIKKVTKIASPQKRGVCTRVATMTPKKPNSALRKYARVRLTNGMEVNAYIPGEGHNLQEHSVVLIRGGRVKDLPGVRYHVIRGTLDTQGVAKRSQGRSLYGVKRPKVKK is encoded by the coding sequence ATGCCAACAATTAATCAATTAGTTAAAGTTAACCGTAAAGCAAAAACATGAAAAACTAAAGCTCCAGCCTTAAACAGAGGGATTAATACTTTAATTAAAAAAGTTACTAAAATAGCATCACCACAAAAACGTGGAGTATGTACGCGTGTTGCAACAATGACACCTAAAAAACCTAACTCAGCGCTACGTAAATACGCTCGTGTTAGATTAACAAATGGAATGGAAGTTAATGCTTATATTCCAGGAGAAGGACATAACTTACAAGAACACAGTGTTGTTTTAATCCGTGGAGGACGTGTTAAAGATTTACCAGGGGTTAGATATCACGTTATTAGAGGTACTTTAGATACTCAAGGTGTAGCAAAACGTTCACAAGGACGTTCATTATATGGAGTAAAAAGACCTAAAGTTAAAAAATAA
- a CDS encoding MFS transporter, which produces MTKTTKPNPFTNFINKTFKTFDKKTLFVIMLLAVSDTLVFIFPSYLRNVMSSEVISLYLGVKTEHLSQASAIYGYISLAIYFFGSILGDKLSVKWLTIIGLATFGVSGAWYGSIGLTAGGALVQSANGPILNETGVQSRFIQLCIIYAIWAFAKIIFWAPLWKLLSQQGKPEQNGILNGIHGSFNGFAGTVLVSIGYILFFVLTPLFAGKNISTPSVWNFSIMIYMFCGLIALTVILLIFTVKEDKSEKEENASFNIKDVFGILKNVKIWLVSLVVMGVYMYQMGLSILVSYLEVSLQVAAVAVFVGGLLRTYLFRFIFSAPAGKIADKTGKYVKFLMIGILIGTFLVTTVLLLPGFNVGWIIKKAPKWYLWTVRIIVYTFFLCLGALCWGLVTNRWATLFEIGIDRKHYASAVGIVSVVAFTPDAWFQQLQAVLIAKYKVADPLIKGGYNNQFAYQILMIVIVIISLVGFAAGALLIYLNNKDKKIAQTQLQTTKK; this is translated from the coding sequence ATGACAAAAACAACAAAACCAAATCCTTTCACAAATTTTATAAATAAAACTTTTAAAACTTTTGATAAAAAAACATTATTTGTTATTATGCTACTAGCTGTTTCAGATACTTTAGTGTTTATTTTTCCTTCTTATTTAAGAAACGTTATGAGTTCTGAAGTAATAAGTTTATATTTGGGAGTAAAAACTGAACATCTATCTCAAGCTAGTGCAATTTATGGTTATATTTCTTTAGCAATTTACTTTTTTGGTTCAATATTAGGAGATAAACTTAGTGTTAAGTGATTAACTATTATAGGTCTTGCCACATTTGGAGTTTCTGGAGCTTGATATGGTTCAATTGGTTTAACTGCTGGTGGAGCTTTAGTTCAAAGTGCTAATGGACCAATTCTAAATGAAACTGGTGTTCAATCACGTTTTATTCAATTATGTATTATTTACGCAATTTGAGCTTTTGCTAAAATTATTTTTTGAGCTCCATTATGAAAATTATTATCTCAACAAGGTAAACCAGAGCAAAATGGTATTTTAAATGGAATACATGGTAGTTTTAATGGATTTGCAGGAACAGTTTTAGTTTCAATTGGATATATTTTATTTTTTGTATTAACTCCTTTATTTGCTGGGAAAAACATTTCAACTCCTAGTGTATGAAACTTTTCAATTATGATTTATATGTTTTGTGGGTTAATCGCACTAACTGTTATTTTATTAATATTTACAGTTAAAGAAGATAAATCAGAAAAAGAAGAAAATGCTTCATTTAACATAAAAGATGTATTTGGAATATTAAAAAATGTAAAAATTTGATTGGTATCACTTGTTGTTATGGGTGTTTATATGTATCAAATGGGGTTAAGCATTTTAGTATCTTATTTAGAAGTATCGCTTCAAGTTGCTGCAGTTGCTGTATTTGTTGGTGGTTTATTAAGAACTTATTTATTTAGATTTATTTTCTCAGCTCCTGCTGGTAAAATTGCTGATAAAACTGGTAAATATGTTAAATTCTTAATGATTGGTATTTTGATAGGAACTTTTTTAGTAACAACAGTTTTACTATTACCTGGATTTAATGTTGGTTGAATAATAAAAAAAGCTCCTAAATGATATTTATGAACAGTAAGAATAATTGTTTATACATTCTTTTTATGCTTGGGTGCTTTATGTTGAGGTTTAGTAACTAATCGTTGAGCTACTTTATTTGAAATTGGAATTGATAGAAAACATTATGCTTCAGCTGTTGGAATTGTTAGTGTTGTTGCCTTTACTCCAGATGCTTGATTTCAACAATTACAAGCAGTTTTAATTGCAAAATATAAAGTTGCTGATCCTTTAATAAAAGGTGGTTATAATAACCAATTTGCATATCAAATTTTAATGATAGTGATTGTTATTATCAGTTTAGTTGGATTTGCTGCTGGTGCTTTGTTAATTTATCTAAATAATAAAGATAAAAAAATAGCTCAAACACAATTGCAAACCACTAAAAAGTAG